A portion of the Fibrobacter sp. genome contains these proteins:
- a CDS encoding PKD domain-containing protein, whose amino-acid sequence MIKSRGGVICFLLVLSTLLLCSNSDSGRIPSVSVVIGNALLIRNGSNIPLVNRLKLMKGDTVSLSMNSKAKLSSGNGAGFYLNKGTKLSIGPLNKKNQTLVYLVQGDVHFISGDSRNETTPYIFITRAGRVMASDAQVYIKYKSKTNTLSVFTLSGSVSFYSVKGEEIMLPPCTRYLVEGAAPGQMLPPSELDIAELRNWVGSSLIDGALVNTGCIVKTPGGDNLPPEWKRIPGDICMAGELLVDTIEAYDPEGRHVYYQLLKGPEGMVIDAFSGEIHYRPLSSGEMDVRIRAMDTDSQFSDYEYTLIVSSGLAATLNVPRIVKPRQPFRISAAPLRTGAIRFEGLSYRFDLDGDGKFEYPHPGKFGSTSVVKDISINKEGERKITVEIMDARGHTARATRTVMVNAPPRAKLSITPSKGNTESVFELDAASSSDTQDSSRYLMVRFDTNGDGNWDLPSGGNFLREKRVYYTWKNPGKYRVILQVLDTHGLFDTDTAEVLIGRDLVVDIESRDSAHIGDSVVFYCKTGPNEYPIVKYEWSFDNDTVFETKSLSEKHVQIFQKAGLYTIRCSVEDSIGQTGQYWKKLVIVNTSCSVDAGGPYKAQINSPVRLEGSASDPDSRILAYYWDFNNDNIPDTTLKQNSSVTHVFRRSGKHTVVLTVETEDGQKVSDSAEVIVTNMPPVARAGEDVISKKGRKIRLEGKGEDPDGEIISYQWDFDADGVFDWSSEENGIVEHSFTEYSFAIFKVTDSDSAVAFDTLRVIICPEGMQLIEGGRFCVDIYEWPNKKYEMPVVDVSYEEAVETCAKEGKRICTAEEWQMACRNQNERSNYPYGKEYQVDRCNTIGNPTVKNKLSASGVFLHCAGASGIFDMSGNAAEWTRGAYVYGGSWQSGEDGSRCDSHVQLQKGRKYFYAGIRCCK is encoded by the coding sequence ATGATAAAATCCCGGGGAGGGGTAATCTGTTTTCTGCTGGTTTTAAGCACCCTGTTACTGTGTTCAAATTCTGATTCAGGCCGTATTCCCTCAGTTTCAGTTGTTATCGGTAATGCTTTGTTGATCAGGAATGGTTCTAATATTCCTTTGGTCAACCGCTTGAAATTGATGAAAGGTGATACTGTTTCCCTCTCGATGAACTCAAAAGCAAAACTTTCATCCGGAAATGGAGCAGGCTTTTACCTCAATAAAGGCACAAAGCTGAGCATTGGTCCACTCAACAAGAAAAATCAGACACTTGTTTACCTGGTTCAGGGTGATGTTCATTTTATATCGGGTGATTCACGTAATGAAACAACCCCGTATATATTCATAACCAGGGCTGGAAGGGTTATGGCTTCTGATGCTCAGGTTTACATTAAATACAAAAGCAAAACAAATACACTGTCTGTCTTTACACTGTCCGGTTCGGTTTCTTTCTACAGTGTAAAGGGTGAGGAGATAATGCTGCCACCCTGTACCCGGTATCTGGTGGAGGGGGCTGCCCCAGGACAGATGCTTCCTCCATCAGAACTGGATATTGCAGAACTGAGGAACTGGGTAGGGAGTTCTTTGATCGATGGTGCACTTGTAAATACAGGATGCATAGTCAAGACTCCGGGAGGAGACAACCTGCCGCCGGAGTGGAAGAGAATACCAGGGGATATCTGCATGGCAGGGGAACTGCTTGTGGATACAATTGAAGCTTATGATCCTGAAGGTAGACATGTTTACTATCAATTGTTAAAGGGCCCGGAGGGTATGGTCATAGATGCATTCAGCGGTGAGATCCATTATCGCCCGCTTTCGTCCGGTGAAATGGATGTGCGTATCAGAGCCATGGATACAGATTCACAATTCTCCGATTATGAGTACACCCTGATAGTCTCATCTGGACTTGCTGCAACCTTAAATGTACCCAGAATTGTAAAACCCAGGCAGCCATTCAGGATTTCAGCCGCTCCCCTGCGTACAGGTGCAATCAGGTTTGAAGGACTTTCATACAGGTTTGATCTTGATGGTGACGGGAAATTTGAATACCCTCACCCCGGAAAGTTCGGCTCAACTTCAGTGGTCAAAGATATCTCTATCAATAAAGAGGGAGAAAGAAAGATAACAGTTGAGATAATGGATGCCCGGGGGCATACTGCCAGAGCAACCCGCACTGTGATGGTTAATGCTCCTCCCAGAGCAAAGCTTTCCATTACCCCTTCAAAGGGAAACACTGAGTCTGTCTTTGAACTTGATGCCGCAAGTTCAAGTGATACTCAGGATTCTTCTCGCTATCTGATGGTAAGATTTGATACAAACGGGGATGGTAACTGGGATCTCCCATCAGGAGGAAATTTCCTCCGGGAAAAGCGTGTTTATTATACCTGGAAAAATCCCGGGAAATACCGCGTTATTCTTCAGGTATTAGACACCCATGGTTTGTTTGACACCGATACCGCAGAAGTGTTGATTGGCAGAGACCTTGTTGTGGATATTGAGTCCAGGGACTCAGCTCACATTGGGGATTCTGTAGTGTTTTATTGCAAAACAGGTCCTAATGAGTATCCGATAGTAAAATACGAGTGGAGTTTTGACAATGATACTGTATTTGAAACGAAATCACTCAGCGAAAAGCATGTACAAATCTTTCAAAAAGCCGGCTTGTATACTATCCGGTGCAGTGTAGAGGATTCGATAGGGCAAACCGGGCAGTACTGGAAAAAACTGGTCATTGTGAATACATCCTGCAGTGTGGATGCCGGAGGGCCCTACAAGGCGCAGATAAATTCGCCGGTAAGATTAGAAGGATCTGCCAGCGATCCTGACAGCAGAATACTGGCTTATTACTGGGATTTCAACAATGATAATATCCCGGATACAACTTTAAAGCAGAACAGCAGTGTCACCCATGTGTTCAGAAGGTCCGGAAAACATACTGTTGTTTTAACAGTTGAGACTGAGGATGGGCAAAAGGTGAGTGATTCTGCAGAGGTGATCGTCACAAATATGCCTCCTGTTGCCAGAGCTGGTGAGGATGTGATTTCTAAAAAGGGTAGAAAGATCAGGCTTGAGGGCAAAGGAGAGGATCCGGACGGAGAGATTATTAGTTATCAATGGGATTTTGATGCTGACGGGGTATTTGACTGGTCCTCAGAGGAAAACGGAATAGTGGAGCACTCCTTCACTGAATACAGCTTTGCAATCTTTAAAGTTACCGATTCTGACAGTGCTGTTGCTTTTGATACTCTTCGGGTGATAATCTGTCCTGAAGGAATGCAACTGATTGAGGGTGGCAGATTTTGTGTCGATATCTATGAATGGCCAAACAAAAAGTATGAAATGCCTGTGGTAGATGTTTCCTATGAGGAAGCGGTTGAGACCTGTGCCAAAGAGGGAAAAAGGATCTGCACAGCAGAGGAATGGCAAATGGCTTGCAGAAATCAGAATGAGAGATCGAATTACCCCTATGGGAAAGAGTATCAGGTGGATCGCTGCAATACAATCGGTAATCCGACTGTGAAGAACAAGCTGAGCGCATCAGGAGTTTTCTTACACTGCGCAGGAGCATCGGGAATATTTGACATGAGCGGCAATGCCGCTGAATGGACCAGAGGAGCTTATGTATATGGTGGTTCCTGGCAAAGCGGTGAAGATGGCAGCAGATGTGATTCACATGTTCAGCTTCAAAAAGGCAGGAAGTATTTTTATGCAGGGATCAGATGTTGCAAATAA
- the lnt gene encoding apolipoprotein N-acyltransferase, whose translation MLQIILQKILGYYKEGNRWWIPLLSGLLFSLCLPPFNHEQNILLAPFPFLGFAILIPLFAFSVQTPFKRAIVHTYLFSITAALSQFYWIGFVTAEGLWHMVLIGLVLASAVIGLFYLAAGLLFRYVYKQLPRMYILVFPALWVLIDYSRSLGDISFPWAFLGYSLMPIIPLAQVASFSGVWGLTFLIVLGNMLVWELVVSYIINRNQSQKWLHLCIFTVFIIIVGFAGWMKTREKITGESFNVSLLQTNIDQFNWGNRSLDTAFTITESMVYRASETKPDLIIAPESALLCYLSRRPNLKSRVISWADSLGTPIILGALHWDKSPEGSIYDYFVYNSAFLVDPVKKDLLPYHKSKLVPFSEAIPFEGKFPILSRVNLGEADFKRGLESTIYNLSGNLKAAPFICYEIIFPGFVQKRVKQGADMIVTITNDGWFGKSSGPFHHATMARMRAVENGVPLVRCANSGISMLVDQYGRVLQKTGLYKRTILSGSVVPVKKETFYSRWGDWFIFLCLLVTFSSAIYIVISRVRPGKKQPGPQADTP comes from the coding sequence ATGTTGCAAATAATTTTACAGAAGATATTGGGATATTATAAAGAGGGAAACCGATGGTGGATTCCATTGCTTTCCGGATTACTGTTTTCTCTGTGTTTACCCCCATTTAACCATGAACAGAACATCCTTCTTGCCCCATTTCCGTTCCTTGGTTTTGCCATTCTGATACCGCTTTTTGCTTTTTCTGTGCAGACGCCTTTTAAACGTGCTATAGTACATACTTACCTGTTTTCAATCACAGCAGCACTCAGCCAGTTTTACTGGATCGGTTTTGTTACAGCAGAAGGACTCTGGCACATGGTCCTTATCGGTCTGGTGCTCGCTTCAGCAGTAATTGGTTTATTCTACCTTGCCGCTGGGCTTCTTTTTCGATATGTTTACAAACAGTTACCACGGATGTATATATTAGTTTTTCCCGCACTCTGGGTTCTGATCGATTATTCCCGCTCACTTGGCGATATCTCTTTTCCCTGGGCATTTCTGGGATATTCATTGATGCCGATTATTCCACTGGCTCAGGTTGCATCCTTCTCGGGTGTATGGGGTCTGACTTTTCTCATCGTGCTGGGAAATATGCTTGTCTGGGAGCTTGTTGTAAGCTACATAATAAACCGGAACCAGTCTCAGAAATGGCTCCACCTTTGCATTTTTACAGTTTTTATTATTATAGTCGGTTTTGCCGGCTGGATGAAAACCAGGGAAAAAATCACCGGTGAGAGCTTCAATGTTTCTCTTCTGCAAACCAATATCGACCAGTTCAACTGGGGAAACAGATCTCTGGACACTGCATTTACCATCACCGAATCGATGGTTTATCGTGCTTCCGAAACGAAACCGGATCTGATTATCGCTCCTGAAAGTGCCCTGCTCTGCTATCTTTCAAGGCGTCCCAATCTCAAATCAAGAGTAATTAGCTGGGCAGATTCTTTAGGTACCCCTATTATCCTTGGTGCACTTCACTGGGATAAATCGCCTGAGGGATCTATCTATGACTATTTTGTTTACAACTCGGCCTTTCTGGTTGATCCTGTTAAAAAGGATCTGTTGCCATATCATAAAAGCAAGCTTGTTCCTTTCAGTGAAGCGATCCCTTTTGAAGGGAAATTCCCCATATTATCAAGAGTTAATCTGGGGGAAGCTGATTTCAAAAGAGGACTGGAATCCACAATTTACAACCTGAGTGGGAATCTGAAAGCTGCACCGTTTATCTGTTATGAAATTATCTTCCCTGGTTTTGTCCAGAAACGGGTGAAACAGGGAGCCGATATGATAGTAACTATCACCAATGATGGATGGTTTGGAAAATCAAGCGGCCCCTTTCATCATGCAACGATGGCCAGAATGAGAGCTGTTGAAAATGGTGTACCCCTGGTAAGGTGTGCCAATTCCGGGATAAGCATGCTGGTAGATCAGTATGGGCGTGTGCTTCAGAAAACAGGACTTTATAAAAGAACGATCCTTTCCGGCAGTGTCGTTCCTGTAAAAAAAGAGACATTTTATTCCAGGTGGGGTGACTGGTTTATTTTTCTCTGCCTGCTTGTTACTTTCAGCAGTGCAATTTACATTGTAATCTCCCGTGTCAGGCCTGGAAAAAAGCAGCCCGGGCCACAGGCAGATACACCATAA
- a CDS encoding polysaccharide deacetylase family protein translates to MSNLLKNKAFRWLVSFLVFLFLTIVIPQYRYLFLTFLLLHIPVLVWGIIDIRNSFFCPTFCHKKGEKTAIALTFDDGPAPQITPQILELLGRFGYTATFFVIARKAEKHPEIIHRIIDEGHTIACHDLDHRYTSNFRLTAAMVREIGEAREILRRITGKTVRLYRPPVGLTNPHLKAALEKLDMECIGWSGSVRDGGNRFRKTFRLIPELARPGSVVLLHDTIPDPEIRDEFLVQLEKLFLTIREKGLIPSPVHSIFGLKPYS, encoded by the coding sequence TTGTCGAACTTATTAAAAAATAAAGCATTCCGCTGGTTAGTTTCTTTTCTTGTTTTTCTTTTTCTTACCATTGTTATTCCGCAATACAGATATCTTTTTCTTACCTTTTTACTTCTGCACATACCCGTTCTGGTATGGGGCATTATCGATATCAGGAACTCTTTTTTCTGTCCCACATTCTGCCATAAAAAGGGTGAAAAAACTGCAATTGCGCTTACATTTGATGACGGGCCTGCCCCTCAGATCACTCCACAGATTCTGGAACTGCTGGGCAGATTTGGATATACGGCCACTTTCTTTGTCATTGCCAGAAAAGCAGAGAAGCACCCTGAAATTATTCACAGAATAATCGATGAAGGGCACACCATAGCCTGTCATGATCTTGACCACCGCTACACATCCAATTTTCGCCTTACCGCAGCGATGGTCAGAGAGATCGGAGAGGCACGGGAAATTCTTCGCCGCATCACCGGAAAAACAGTGCGTCTTTACCGCCCGCCTGTAGGTCTTACAAATCCGCACCTGAAAGCAGCGCTTGAAAAACTTGACATGGAATGCATAGGATGGAGTGGAAGTGTAAGGGATGGCGGCAACCGGTTCAGGAAAACCTTCCGACTCATTCCTGAGCTTGCCAGACCAGGATCAGTAGTATTACTCCACGATACAATTCCTGATCCGGAAATCAGAGATGAGTTCCTGGTTCAACTGGAAAAACTGTTTCTGACAATCAGAGAAAAAGGTCTTATCCCCTCGCCTGTTCATTCCATCTTCGGTCTGAAACCGTATTCCTGA
- a CDS encoding beta-ketoacyl-[acyl-carrier-protein] synthase family protein: MSVFVAGMGAVSSPGNSVQDSFSAIVQGRDGIRPLSIFDSRLKVPPFCAEIAEIPEKYSDLYRSLALAMAAVDEAMHSMPDRENLRIGILVATTVAGISQTERFYEALRKDPSIIDRSATEFAVHEPTVLAGEICRRTGGSGFHTVSTACSTGLHIIGMAKRFLEQGTYDACLAVGTDALSILTVRGFASLMLLDPNGCRPFDKRRAGISLGEGAGAMLLTTEKFISRCVSKPLAMVSGWGASADCFHMTAPHPEGLGAQLAVKDAIDEAGIAPEQIDLIAAHGTGTPDNDKAEIKAMKSIFNTLPPFCSMKRTLGHTLAASGILESVLAVKALQEGIIPPTAGFEIEDEEIGVSPSQVMNRPLKHVLKNSFGFGGNNAAAVFTKAE; the protein is encoded by the coding sequence ATGTCGGTATTTGTAGCCGGGATGGGTGCTGTCAGTTCTCCGGGAAACAGTGTCCAGGATAGTTTTTCCGCTATTGTTCAGGGTCGTGATGGCATAAGACCGCTTTCCATCTTCGATTCCCGTCTCAAGGTTCCTCCATTCTGTGCAGAGATAGCAGAGATTCCGGAGAAATATTCAGACCTTTACAGATCTCTGGCTCTGGCGATGGCTGCTGTCGATGAAGCCATGCATTCTATGCCTGACAGAGAAAACCTCCGGATCGGAATATTGGTTGCAACAACTGTTGCCGGAATATCTCAGACAGAAAGATTTTATGAGGCACTGAGAAAAGATCCATCCATTATCGACCGTTCAGCGACAGAATTCGCTGTGCATGAGCCCACAGTACTGGCAGGAGAGATCTGCCGCCGCACAGGTGGAAGCGGCTTTCACACAGTATCGACCGCCTGCTCCACCGGACTTCACATAATAGGAATGGCTAAAAGATTTCTGGAACAGGGGACATACGATGCCTGTCTGGCAGTAGGAACCGATGCTCTTTCGATACTTACTGTCCGGGGTTTTGCGAGCCTTATGCTTCTTGACCCCAATGGATGCCGTCCCTTTGATAAACGAAGAGCAGGAATCAGTCTTGGAGAAGGTGCAGGTGCGATGCTTCTGACTACAGAAAAGTTTATCTCCAGATGCGTCAGCAAACCATTGGCTATGGTCAGCGGATGGGGTGCATCAGCGGATTGTTTTCACATGACCGCCCCCCACCCCGAAGGTCTCGGGGCACAATTGGCTGTCAAAGATGCTATTGACGAAGCGGGTATTGCACCAGAGCAGATCGATCTGATAGCGGCACACGGAACCGGAACCCCTGACAATGACAAGGCAGAAATCAAAGCGATGAAATCCATCTTCAATACCCTGCCCCCTTTCTGTTCGATGAAAAGAACTCTGGGGCACACACTTGCCGCATCAGGAATTCTGGAGTCAGTATTAGCTGTAAAGGCACTTCAAGAGGGAATAATACCCCCTACAGCCGGATTCGAAATAGAGGACGAGGAGATAGGAGTATCTCCTTCACAGGTGATGAACCGTCCCCTGAAGCATGTTTTGAAAAACTCCTTCGGCTTTGGCGGCAACAATGCAGCCGCTGTATTTACAAAGGCAGAATAA
- a CDS encoding acyl carrier protein: MEKLMNELGGKIISALKLSDVKPEDIDVDAPLIGAGLGLDSIDTLELLVMLEKDYGVTVPDVNAGRKVFSSLRALAEYVQENRQKE; encoded by the coding sequence ATGGAAAAGCTGATGAATGAACTGGGCGGCAAGATAATCAGCGCCTTAAAATTGAGTGATGTCAAACCTGAAGATATCGATGTAGATGCACCCCTTATTGGAGCGGGTCTTGGCCTCGATTCTATCGATACACTCGAGCTGCTTGTTATGCTGGAGAAAGATTACGGTGTAACAGTACCGGATGTAAATGCAGGCAGGAAAGTATTCTCATCTCTGAGGGCTTTGGCAGAGTACGTTCAGGAAAACCGCCAGAAAGAATAA